ATGGTCAATCATAGATGCTGTCCAGGCAATCAACTCAATGCGATCATTACTAATCCCATGTTGGGCAAAGCCTTGGGTAAAGGTAGCGTGTACCCGGTCATCACGCAGAGCCTTATTTTTCAGGATTAGACGACTATCAGGTACAGCTTGTAACAAGGCCGACCAGGCAGCGATAACTTCATCGGTCACCTTGGCAAGATTATTAAAGGAACCAAAGGTGATGCATTGATTTTTGATGTTAGGTAGCTCACCAACATTCGGGTAATCGGGATGCGGTTGATAACATGAAAAGGCAGTAGGCAGACGCACGAGTTGTTCACTATGAGGGTTATTATCATCCTCGGGATCGACATAGGCATCGGTGATACGATAATCCATACGTTGCATACCGGTAGTATTAGGGTAACCAAGCCAGGTAACCTGTACGGGTGCTGGTTGATAAGCGAAGGTCAACAGATTATTGCCTGCCGTATGACCGGCGAGATCAACCAGGATATCAATCTTATCCTGTTGGATCAGTCGAGCAATCGAGACATCATCCTGCCCATAAATATTACGCCAGTGATTGGCATAGCCGCGTAATTTGGCACTAACCTTGTCCTCACATTTCACATTGGCATAACAAAAACTCTCTACATGATTTCGGTTATGATGTTGTAACAGAGGTTCGAGGAAGAAGGCTACAGAGTGTGCGCATAGGTCTGGAGAGATATAAGCAATTCGTAGCACCTTGTCGGAATCGGCATGTTGTCTGTCATGTTCAATCGCGGTTATCCCCGCACAGTATTTTTGATCCCATTGCTGATGGGCCGCCAAGCTTGCTTGAGCATCGTAATCAGCATGGTAATTAAGACAAAACAATCGATTACTATGAATAACATGATAACCAGGCTGCATATTGAGTGCCTGTTGATAGTAGTCCTCAGATTCTTTCAGGCGACCCTGTGTCATGCACAGATTGCCTAGGTTATTCGCAGCCATAGCATGTTGCGGATTAAATTTCAGGGTGTTTTTGTAACTCTGTTCAGCATCCCTCGTACGTCCCGCATCAGCGAGGGCAATGGCAAGGTTAAAATGCCCACTGTCAAACCCGGGATTGAGGTGTACAGCGGTTGCAAGATTATCAATTGCCTCTTCATATCGTCCAAGTTGATGCAAGGCACTACCCATATCATGGTATGCCATAGCAATTTGGGGATGGAGTTGCAGGGTCTTCTGGTAGCTTTGTATCGCCTCTTGATATTTCTTCTGGTTGAGTTGAGCAAGACCCAGGTTGTACCACGCTATAGGGTTATTACCTTGTAACTCAATCGCCTTAAAAAAATATCTCTCGGAATGAACAAAATCACCCATTTGACAATAAATGCCTCCCAGCATTACCCAAGCTTCATCATCTGATGGGTTAGCTTCACAAAAGGCACTACATTCTTTTTGCGCTTGAGGAAATTGCTGACTCTGGATCAGCCCCATGATCTGTTGTTTTGTAACTCCAGATGTGGAATGCTTCATATTGAATACCATAGTTCATTAAGTATCCCCGTCTGCGCGAAGATAATAGCAATCAAACTTTCTGACACCAGAAGTTATACATGCTAACAAAGGTCTCTGGATAATGCTGTTCATAGGTATGCCAGCAATCCAGATCAAGCAAAGAGACCTCATCCGGGAAATGTTCAACGAATCTTCTTTTATGCAAATTCTCATGGAAGGTAAAACCAAGAAAACGGAGACCCAGTTCTTCCAACGTTGATTTGATTTCCGGGATAGTATAACGATGTTCCTGAACATGAAACAACAGATCTCTGCAATCACTCAGACTATAAAAATCCTTTCTATTTGTCAAAAATGCGACAATCGCATTCTCACTTGAGAAGATTTCCTGCCGCATAGATCGAATATCATCCGCTTCAGAACCAATCTCATATTCACTAATAATTGCACGTCCTGCAACAATATCCTGTCGGGCTAACTCACTATACAGACCAATACGCATCAAACCCTGGTCTTCCAACAATCCCACCAATATCCTGAATCCAGCCATGGGATTCTTCATATGATGTAACACACCAATACTCTCAATCACATGAAATCGCTCTTCAAGCTGCCCGAGATCAAGAATATCACTTTGCATAAATTCAATATTCGAAACACTTAACTTATTTGCCATACGCTTCGCATAGGCCAGACTACTCTTGCTCAGGTCAACCGCAACAATCCTGGAATTGGAATATGCCAGCTTTGAAACCATGATAGGATGTTTACCGGTACCACAGCCTGCAACCAGGATATTTTTAGGCTGGTCAATAAAATCAGGAGGGGAAAACTGTGAAAGTTGATTCCTTAAAACCATGGAAAGATTCATTTCATTTTTTTCTTCAAGATACATCCAGCGAGGATAAGGGTTTTCTTCATACTGCGCCTGAACCTCGGAGGAAACCTTATCCTTGATTGGGATCAAGGTTCTGATTCCATCTCGCAACTTATTCTCTTCATCGGCATCATATAAATTACATTGTAAGACACCGTGTAAAACACCTGACCATACATCACGGGAGATCAATAATAATGCTTCTCGATTATTTAACGTCCATAGGGATTCATACATAGAAAACAATAAGGTGCTTATCTCTAGATCCGGAGTTACCTTTACTGAACAACCCAGAGACTCAATGGTATGACGCAAAACTTTTAGTCGCTCTGCCTCTTCAACACTCACATCCAATACATATTCATTGTTGATACACTGTTGTGAGATCGCAGCCATTAATGGCAAGCTCTGATTTAACGCAACCCGCTCGGTATCAAGTAACAAGTGTTTACGAACCAGGGTAAGAAACACCTCAGTAGCCTTATCGGTATTAATCACCTTAATCAGGAATTCCAGCAGCAACTCATCCTGAGACAAGACCTCTACGTCCATGTTACATCGATCCATTTTTAAATAATCTCTGTATCCATACTTTAAGGACATTAATGAACTAATGGGTCTGGCAAGACTCTGATATTCCACCCCATCAAGCCTCATGCAAAGTAAAAAATCTTCCTCTAAAGCATCGGTATATTCATCAACTTGTAAATTTTCTACCAACCCCATCCAGTTCTTACGTGCTGTAACTAACTCAGGTTCAATCTTTATTGCCTTTTGATAACAATCCAGTGCCAATTGTTGCTTACCCTGTATAGACAAGATATCACCTAACCCCATCAGAGCTGCAGGAAATAAAGGCTCTATCTTTAACGCGGTTAGAAGAGAGGCCATTGCCAATTCATTTTGACAACTAATCGTATACATAAAACCCAGATTAGTATGTGCAACCACATGATCCGGCTTCAATTCTATTGCCCGTTGAAAGCCTTGTACGGCCTCAGCATATCGCCCTGTTTTTTTATAAAGAGCAGCTAGATCGTTGTAGGCATCGGCATTATCCGGGGTCAATTCAAGCAAACACTTGTAGTTTGACTCAGCATCAATATAAGCATCTATATCTCGATAACAATCCGCAAGCAACTTATAATATTTGGCATCGTGTGGATTGATGACAACGGCCTTCTCGACTACTTTAATCGCAGCCTTGTCCTGTTTTCTTTGATGATAAATAAAACCCAACAACACCATAGCCAAATCAGAATTGGAATGCCTGGAAAGTATCTTGGTTATTTTTTTTTCTGCACCCAACAGATCACCCTGATTAATCATGGCCTCCGCCTTTTGCAGGGATTGATCTAATTTGTAGGAATTACCTTTTTTATTATTTTTTTTAAGCATTTTATACTTGATTGCCCCGTTAACTAATCATTCCTGCCAAATCAAAAAACCATTGATCCCCGCATACGTGAGGATGACGATTTAATAAGCATTTGATCGATAGGCATTACTTACCTGAACATTTTTTTGCAGAGCGATAATATTATCTGAGGCCTCTTTTTTTACAACACTACCCCTATCAATCAAACCACGATCAAGTTGCAATATCTTTTTTATACAATCGATCATATCGGGTAATGCCACGCTGTTATTATTTTTCTGATTAAAGGCCTGTTCAATCAAGGCTCTTCTCTCCTGCTCCTTGCTAATAACATCATCCCACTGATCATTCTCCGCCGCCCGCAACATCTCCTCACTTAATTGCAAGGCAGAAACCAGTAAAGATGCATTATCAGAAGACATCATTATCTATTCTGTTCTTCAACCTGAAGCGCATTATGTCTCAGCTTCACATCCTCAGGTATTGCCTCCCAGGCACCTTTAACCTCGTTAAGCAGGGATGAGACCTCATCCAGGATAAGGGGGTTATTCTCGACATTTGCCTCAACCAATCTTCGACCCATATAGTCATAAAGATCATTCAGATTATTGGCAATCTCACCGCCCTGCTCCTGATCTAGACTCAGACGCAGACCATCAATAATCGATATTGCCCAACTAATATTGGCACCCTTGTTGGCAATATCCGAACGTTCCATATAACCCTTTGCCACCGATATCTTATCCAACGCACCATCGAGTAGCATCTGAATCAAACGATGCGCATCTGCTTGGGCAACACCACTCTGCGCACCTACCTGCTGATACATCTTTGCTGCGCCACTTAGATTGGAATAACTCATTTTTCATTCCTCTTTATCAAAATTTATTTATTTTCTACCAATAAAACTCTCAAGACTCACCAACTGTTGGCTAAGCAGTGAACTTGTCCCCTGCAATTGACTCAATAATGCATCCATTGCACTGAATTTAGCCATATATCTTGCCTCAAGAGCCGTAATCCTGCTATCCAGCTCGGTTCGTTGCACCGTTACGCCATCAATTCGACCTTGCAAGCCTTCCATCTTCAGATCCAGAATTCCATTGGTCTTCAACAAGGAATCCATCAAGGTGTTGAGCTGATCAGCATAACCGCGGGTAAAATTAGTCGAACCCCTGGCACCTGTAGTGCCCCCATTAATCAACAACTTTAGACCTTCTGATGCCGAACCCACTGCGCCGGTCAGGAACTGCCCGGCACCAGC
The genomic region above belongs to Gammaproteobacteria bacterium and contains:
- a CDS encoding tetratricopeptide repeat protein, with protein sequence MLKKNNKKGNSYKLDQSLQKAEAMINQGDLLGAEKKITKILSRHSNSDLAMVLLGFIYHQRKQDKAAIKVVEKAVVINPHDAKYYKLLADCYRDIDAYIDAESNYKCLLELTPDNADAYNDLAALYKKTGRYAEAVQGFQRAIELKPDHVVAHTNLGFMYTISCQNELAMASLLTALKIEPLFPAALMGLGDILSIQGKQQLALDCYQKAIKIEPELVTARKNWMGLVENLQVDEYTDALEEDFLLCMRLDGVEYQSLARPISSLMSLKYGYRDYLKMDRCNMDVEVLSQDELLLEFLIKVINTDKATEVFLTLVRKHLLLDTERVALNQSLPLMAAISQQCINNEYVLDVSVEEAERLKVLRHTIESLGCSVKVTPDLEISTLLFSMYESLWTLNNREALLLISRDVWSGVLHGVLQCNLYDADEENKLRDGIRTLIPIKDKVSSEVQAQYEENPYPRWMYLEEKNEMNLSMVLRNQLSQFSPPDFIDQPKNILVAGCGTGKHPIMVSKLAYSNSRIVAVDLSKSSLAYAKRMANKLSVSNIEFMQSDILDLGQLEERFHVIESIGVLHHMKNPMAGFRILVGLLEDQGLMRIGLYSELARQDIVAGRAIISEYEIGSEADDIRSMRQEIFSSENAIVAFLTNRKDFYSLSDCRDLLFHVQEHRYTIPEIKSTLEELGLRFLGFTFHENLHKRRFVEHFPDEVSLLDLDCWHTYEQHYPETFVSMYNFWCQKV
- a CDS encoding tetratricopeptide repeat protein translates to MKHSTSGVTKQQIMGLIQSQQFPQAQKECSAFCEANPSDDEAWVMLGGIYCQMGDFVHSERYFFKAIELQGNNPIAWYNLGLAQLNQKKYQEAIQSYQKTLQLHPQIAMAYHDMGSALHQLGRYEEAIDNLATAVHLNPGFDSGHFNLAIALADAGRTRDAEQSYKNTLKFNPQHAMAANNLGNLCMTQGRLKESEDYYQQALNMQPGYHVIHSNRLFCLNYHADYDAQASLAAHQQWDQKYCAGITAIEHDRQHADSDKVLRIAYISPDLCAHSVAFFLEPLLQHHNRNHVESFCYANVKCEDKVSAKLRGYANHWRNIYGQDDVSIARLIQQDKIDILVDLAGHTAGNNLLTFAYQPAPVQVTWLGYPNTTGMQRMDYRITDAYVDPEDDNNPHSEQLVRLPTAFSCYQPHPDYPNVGELPNIKNQCITFGSFNNLAKVTDEVIAAWSALLQAVPDSRLILKNKALRDDRVHATFTQGFAQHGISNDRIELIAWTASMIDHMELYNRIDIALDTFPYNGATTTCESLYMGVPVICQYGQQHASRVSADFMQQVGLATWIAKDNEDYITKAVMLAQDIDTLATIRQKLRQNMLQSSLCDGERFAHDIEQAFREMWQRWCQKV
- the fliS gene encoding flagellar export chaperone FliS, yielding MSYSNLSGAAKMYQQVGAQSGVAQADAHRLIQMLLDGALDKISVAKGYMERSDIANKGANISWAISIIDGLRLSLDQEQGGEIANNLNDLYDYMGRRLVEANVENNPLILDEVSSLLNEVKGAWEAIPEDVKLRHNALQVEEQNR
- a CDS encoding flagellar protein FliT — its product is MMSSDNASLLVSALQLSEEMLRAAENDQWDDVISKEQERRALIEQAFNQKNNNSVALPDMIDCIKKILQLDRGLIDRGSVVKKEASDNIIALQKNVQVSNAYRSNAY